A genomic segment from Salmo trutta chromosome 38, fSalTru1.1, whole genome shotgun sequence encodes:
- the fbxo48 gene encoding F-box only protein 48: protein MQYVSKRNSIAYFVCERSPILTSPKETCPHNFAEIMPPEMSLKIFSELDIDSLCSALLTCKLWHQIIEDSDHLWRNHCLTVQAFCQQEVDGDRQYGLSWKVTLVRNYRRGFLKREWLRGRYSNIRSADELLDRNMCSLDVETWGEILEAELER from the exons ATGCAGTATGTCTCCAAAAGGAACTCCATTGCCTATTTTGTCTGTGAAAGAAGTCCCATCTTGACCTCCCCCAAAGAGACATGCCCACACAACTTTGCTGAAATAATGCCCCCGGAAATGAGCTTGAAGATTTTCAGCGAACTGGACATTGACAGCTTATGTAGTGCATTGTTGACCTGCAAACTGTGGCACCAGATCATTGAAGACAGCGACCACCTCTGGAGGAATCACTGCCTGACTGTGCAAGCTTTCTGTCAACAGGAGGTTGATGGGGACAGACAGTATGGACTGTCGTGGAAG GTCACCCTGGTGCGGAATTACAGGAGAGGTTTTCTGAAGAGAGAATGGTTAAGGGGACGATACAGCAACATTCGTTCTGCCGATGAACTACTGGACAGGAACATGTGCTCATTGGATGTGGAGACTTGGGGCGAGATTCTGGAAGCAGAGCTGGAGAGATAG